The Phoenix dactylifera cultivar Barhee BC4 chromosome 17, palm_55x_up_171113_PBpolish2nd_filt_p, whole genome shotgun sequence genome contains a region encoding:
- the LOC103706387 gene encoding protein NRT1/ PTR FAMILY 7.3-like encodes MVASMASSEHSKMEKETTAGQVGEMKGGGASGSMNGEEECCEYTLDGSVDIKGRPAIRGKTGGWVAGALLLVNQGLATLAFFGVGVNLVLFLTRVLQQNNADAANNVSKWTGTVYIFSLVGAFLSDSYWGRYKTCAIFQVIFVFGLVLLSLSSYLFLLKPSGCGDEDTLCGSHSGLEVGVFYLSTYLIALGNGGYQPTIATFGADQFDEEDRAEAHSKVSFFSFFYLALNLGSLFSNTFLSYLEDKGMWALGFWASAGSAFVALALFLGGTPRYRHFKPGGNPLTRVCQVIVAAVRKWRVRMPPGGGNLYEVDGKELAAANGGRKILHTKGFKFLDRAAFIEFDDKVMLQDRSIPRNPWRFCTINQVEEVKCILRLIPIWLTTILYSVVFTQMASLFVEQGDAMSTTIAGFEIPPASMSAFDILSVAVFILFYRRLLTPLVSKLVKDPKGLTQLQRMGIGLIIAIMAMIAAGTVEVFRLKHVCEGCKDESSLSILWQIPQYMLIGASEVFMYVGQLEFFNDQVPDGLKSFGSALCMTSISLGNYVSSLLVTIVMKITVEDNRPGWIPGNLNKGHMDRFYFLLAALTSADFVVYLACARWYSCIKLEGRSRDIDDEDYSV; translated from the exons ATGGTAGCTTCAATGGCTAGCTCTGAGCATTCTAAAATG GAAAAGGAGACTACAGCAGGACAAGTTGGTGAGATGAAGGGTGGAGGTGCTTCCGGTTCCATgaatggagaagaagaatgcTGTGAGTACACTCTGGATGGATCAGTTGACATCAAAGGTAGACCAGCAATCAGAGGAAAAACTGGTGGATGGGTAGCTGGAGCTCTTTTATTAG TGAATCAGGGACTGGCAACGTTGGCGTTCTTCGGGGTCGGTGTGAACTTAGTTTTGTTCCTGACAAGAGTACTACAGCAGAACAATGCTGATGCAGCAAACAACGTCAGTAAATGGACAGGAACGGTGTATATCTTCTCCCTCGTTGGTGCCTTCCTTAGTGACTCATACTGGGGAAGATACAAGACTTGTGCCATCTTCCAagtcatctttgtgttt GGCTTGGTGCTGCTATCCTTGTCTTCGTACCTCTTTCTACTCAAGCCCTCTGGTTGTGGAGATGAGGACACCTTATGTGGATCCCACTCAGGGCTGGAGGTGGGCGTGTTCTACCTCTCGACATACCTCATTGCCCTTGGGAATGGTGGCTACCAGCCCACTATAGCCACCTTTGGGGCTGACCAGTTTGATGAGGAGGACCGAGCGGAGGCCCACTCCAAGGTCTCATTCTTTAGCTTCTTCTACCTGGCCCTCAACTTGGGCTCCCTCTTCTCCAACACTTTCTTAAGCTACCTCGAGGATAAGGGCATGTGGGCCTTGGGCTTTTGGGCCTCCGCAGGGTCAGCCTTTGTAGCCTTGGCCCTGTTCCTTGGTGGGACCCCTAGGTACCGGCACTTCAAGCCAGGTGGCAACCCCCTCACCCGGGTCTGCCAGGTCATCGTCGCGGCGGTAAGGAAATGGAGGGTTAGGATGCCACCAGGCGGCGGCAATCTGTACGAGGTTGATGGCAAGGAGCTTGCGGCAGCTAACGGAGGCAGAAAGATACTTCACACTAAGGGTTTCAA GTTTCTGGATCGAGCTGCATTTATCGAATTTGACGATAAAGTAATGCTCCAAGATCGATCAATCCCTCGGAACCCATGGCGCTTCTGCACCATCAACCAAGTCGAAGAGGTGAAGTGCATCCTCCGGCTGATCCCTATATGGCTGACCACCATCCTCTACTCCGTTGTCTTCACACAAATGGCCTCCCTCTTCGTGGAACAAGGTGATGCAATGAGCACGACCATTGCAGGCTTCGAAATCCCTCCTGCAAGCATGTCAGCCTTCGACATCCTGAGCGTTGCGGTCTTCATCCTCTTCTACCGTAGGCTCCTCACCCCTCTTGTGTCGAAACTCGTGAAGGACCCCAAAGGACTTACCCAGCTGCAGCGCATGGGGATCGGGCTCATCATCGCCATAATGGCGATGATTGCAGCCGGAACAGTGGAGGTATTCAGGCTGAAGCATGTTTGCGAAGGCTGCAAAGATGAGAGCTCTCTAAGCATCTTATGGCAAATCCCTCAGTACATGCTGATTGGAGCTTCCGAGGTGTTCATGTATGTGGGACAACTGGAGTTCTTCAACGATCAGGTGCCGGATGGATTGAAGAGCTTTGGGAGTGCACTGTGCATGACTTCGATATCACTAGGAAACTACGTGAGCAGTCTCCTCGTGACGATCGTGATGAAGATCACCGTG